A genomic segment from Rhodothermales bacterium encodes:
- a CDS encoding PAS domain S-box protein, giving the protein MKASPKREFGLVLLGIVASAVFFIVELTSSIGVSGGVPYILVTISTLWIYSRHQTLLLSILGSSLSVLGFLLTLGDDGFLYDVIIRAISLGAIWSLTLASLRVKRFMGQISRQQQRIDTVIEDRTRTERAKLSRENRDLQQELIEVEQITQELLEKEAHFRQIADSVPALIWMSGVDQEYTYFNQIWLEFTGRRLHDELGMGWTQSLHTDDLHRFQSVYRSSFDLQKPFTVEYRLLRADNTYRWILDSGSPRYTATGEFAGYIGSCIDITDKKQMEEEVRHSEERYRTVVENQIEFVYHFLPDTTLTFVNEAYCRYLGKTNEELVGKSFLSLFPEPHRTEARERITNLIVDPTTVQNELPLAREDGSIEWQLWQDHPILDDDGNVIEFQSVGRDITKLKVAQDKLVRYARDLEVTKTKLEKQKQQLTQTVDKLREAREEALAATRAKSDFLANMSHEIRTPMSGILGYADILLDTELDETQREFANTIQANGKRLLNLLNDILDFSKIESGHMELERRPFQVRTLIKGVVELMAPRAVEKGLELRGRVDNLVPDTVIGDETRLSQILVNLLSNALKFTEKGEVSVQLSGATVDDHHVQLHLSVRDTGIGIGREAQGEIFEVFTQADASTTRRFGGTGLGLAICRRLSELMDGRIWVESEPGIGSVFHVTAVLEVPPAEPVVVEEAPAQDVMDAGVQVLVVDDDDISRQRFQRQAESWGMTVLDTGSAMEALKWIDAGERFGAVVVDLKNDIYTSHDFARQLRQLRTSAELPLIVLDDGSVQDRSGQVDAVYLLKPVSMAHLHSLLRSVFRKKSEVAPSRPAVSAPAESGDGGYGALRILLAEDEITNEKLADHMLRDLGHRVDVVHNGADAVRAVLDASYDVVLMDLRMPELDGLTATRQIRSELGDNAHPYIIAFTARVMPSDRENCLAAGMNDYLAKPFSARELKAAIDRSQAASRRVPTFTEH; this is encoded by the coding sequence ATGAAAGCTTCCCCTAAGCGCGAATTCGGGCTGGTCCTGCTGGGCATCGTGGCGTCGGCGGTGTTTTTTATCGTGGAGCTCACCTCGTCCATCGGGGTCTCCGGCGGGGTTCCCTACATCCTGGTCACCATCTCCACCCTCTGGATCTACAGCCGGCACCAGACGCTGCTCCTGTCCATCCTGGGCTCCTCGCTTTCCGTCCTCGGCTTTCTGCTTACCCTGGGTGACGACGGCTTTCTCTACGATGTGATCATCCGCGCCATTTCGCTGGGGGCGATCTGGAGCCTCACGCTCGCCTCGCTCCGCGTCAAGCGATTCATGGGTCAGATCTCGCGGCAGCAGCAGCGGATCGACACCGTCATCGAAGACCGCACCCGCACCGAGCGCGCCAAGCTCAGCCGCGAGAACCGCGACCTCCAGCAGGAGCTCATCGAAGTCGAACAGATCACGCAGGAGCTGCTCGAAAAAGAGGCGCACTTCCGCCAGATCGCTGACTCCGTGCCCGCGCTCATCTGGATGTCCGGCGTCGACCAGGAATACACGTACTTCAACCAGATCTGGCTGGAATTCACGGGCCGGCGGCTCCACGATGAACTCGGGATGGGCTGGACGCAATCGCTGCATACCGACGATCTGCATCGCTTTCAGTCGGTCTATCGCAGCTCGTTCGACCTGCAGAAGCCGTTCACCGTCGAATACCGCCTCCTCCGCGCCGACAACACCTACCGCTGGATCCTGGATTCGGGGTCGCCGCGCTATACGGCCACGGGCGAATTTGCCGGCTACATCGGTTCCTGCATCGATATCACGGACAAAAAGCAGATGGAAGAGGAGGTGCGGCACAGCGAGGAACGCTACCGCACCGTCGTCGAGAACCAGATCGAGTTTGTCTACCACTTCCTGCCGGATACCACGCTCACGTTCGTCAACGAGGCGTATTGCCGGTACCTCGGGAAAACCAACGAAGAACTCGTCGGCAAGAGTTTTCTCAGCCTGTTCCCCGAACCGCATCGCACCGAGGCCCGCGAGCGCATCACGAACCTCATCGTCGACCCCACGACCGTACAAAACGAGCTGCCGCTCGCGCGAGAAGACGGCAGCATCGAATGGCAGTTGTGGCAGGACCATCCGATTCTGGATGACGACGGGAATGTGATCGAATTCCAGTCGGTAGGCCGCGATATCACCAAGCTCAAGGTGGCGCAGGACAAGCTGGTGCGTTACGCCCGCGATCTTGAGGTCACCAAGACGAAGCTCGAGAAGCAGAAGCAGCAGCTTACGCAGACCGTCGACAAGCTCCGCGAAGCCCGCGAAGAAGCGCTCGCCGCGACCCGCGCGAAGAGCGACTTCCTCGCCAACATGAGCCACGAGATCCGGACGCCGATGAGCGGCATCCTGGGGTATGCGGATATCCTGCTCGATACGGAGCTGGACGAGACGCAGCGCGAGTTTGCGAACACGATCCAGGCCAACGGGAAGCGCCTCCTCAACCTGCTCAACGACATTCTGGATTTTTCGAAGATCGAGTCGGGCCACATGGAGCTGGAGCGTCGACCGTTCCAGGTGCGCACCCTCATCAAGGGCGTGGTGGAGCTGATGGCCCCGCGCGCCGTGGAAAAAGGGCTCGAACTGCGGGGCCGGGTGGACAACCTGGTGCCGGACACGGTCATCGGCGACGAGACGCGTCTCAGCCAGATCCTCGTCAACCTGCTTTCCAACGCGCTCAAGTTCACCGAGAAGGGCGAGGTCAGCGTACAACTTTCCGGCGCCACGGTGGATGATCATCACGTCCAGCTTCACCTGAGCGTGCGGGACACCGGCATCGGCATCGGCCGCGAGGCGCAGGGCGAAATTTTCGAGGTCTTTACGCAGGCCGACGCGTCCACCACCCGCCGATTCGGCGGCACGGGTCTCGGTCTGGCGATCTGCCGCCGGCTCTCCGAGTTGATGGATGGCCGCATCTGGGTGGAGAGCGAACCGGGCATCGGGTCGGTGTTCCATGTCACCGCCGTCCTGGAAGTGCCGCCGGCGGAGCCGGTCGTCGTCGAGGAAGCGCCGGCACAAGACGTCATGGATGCAGGTGTGCAGGTGCTCGTGGTGGACGACGACGACATCAGCCGCCAGCGTTTCCAGCGGCAGGCCGAGTCGTGGGGCATGACCGTGCTGGATACGGGCAGCGCGATGGAGGCGCTGAAGTGGATCGACGCCGGCGAACGTTTCGGCGCCGTGGTGGTCGACCTCAAGAACGATATCTACACCAGCCACGATTTTGCGCGGCAGCTCCGTCAGCTCCGTACGAGCGCCGAACTGCCGCTCATCGTGCTGGACGACGGGAGCGTGCAGGATCGGAGCGGGCAGGTCGACGCCGTCTATCTGCTCAAGCCGGTGAGCATGGCGCACCTCCACAGCCTCCTGCGCAGCGTGTTTCGCAAGAAGAGTGAGGTGGCGCCTTCGCGGCCGGCCGTCTCGGCGCCGGCCGAATCCGGCGACGGCGGCTACGGCGCGCTGCGTATCCTGCTGGCCGAAGACGAAATCACGAACGAAAAGCTGGCGGATCACATGCTGCGCGACCTCGGGCATCGGGTCGATGTCGTGCACAACGGCGCCGACGCCGTGCGCGCCGTGCTGGATGCCTCCTACGACGTCGTGCTGATGGATCTCCGGATGCCCGAACTCGATGGCCTGACGGCCACGCGGCAGATCCGGTCGGAGCTGGGCGACAACGCGCATCCCTATATCATCGCCTTCACCGCCCGCGTGATGCCGAGCGACCGCGAAAATTGCCTCGCCGCCGGCATGAACGATTACCTCGCCAAGCCCTTCTCGGCGCGTGAACTCAAGGCCGCCATCGACCGCAGCCAGGCCGCGTCCCGCAGGGTGCCTACGTTTACCGAACACTGA
- a CDS encoding TonB-dependent receptor: MRFAFLFLTGLFLVGPVPAAFAQNWGEVEGRVTEASSGRPIPGATVLVDGTNYGTAADETGYYHFRVPARRYALRFSSVGFISRVDSVTVVRDRVATLDVSLRDETLEMEGITVEDAAANYQDAGVYELDPAAIQNIPTPLKDGFRALKVVPGVVTNNELSSQYSVRGGGFNENLIFLNGFEVYMPFRPRQGEQEGLGLFNADMAERVTFYTGGFPARYGGKLSSALDVQYRRPTSEPFAASASLSLLDASATASSSLLNGRMGWVAGFRKARARYLFGTQELKGNYQPDYTDVQAFVTYRLTPRHDIEAMGIWADHVFRLDPSNRRTFFGTVSQDPRVPSNLQSLWLDFNGEEKDGYATRFGGARINSQIGRRLRAMHDVAYFKTIEEERFDISGSAVLYLVDPGSDPNNNTEFLATGISRTEDEANNRIGVDTWTAQSRWILGLDRHALEAGGMVRNLRFDDELVEKSVVIGRSQEGDVVRIVVDSLDGAAALDAWQGGVYVQDAIDVLPESGRLVLTGGLRADYYDFNGEWTVSPRLSARFLASEQTTLTASAGIYYQAPTYRELRGEPDPAINLLDNLNRDLRSQRSLQFVAGIERFLPQSRLYLRAEGYYKDLTNIVSYDIENVRVVYSGENDAEGEAFGLDLQVRGEFVPGLESWANYSFLMSRERFLPAYRDDFKQGSNPRPTDQRHTVSIYIADYIPGDETWKLHLRTLFGSGLPYTPPIEGERIGNIVTQVPGDRFSARYQRYFRFDMGISKEVVIADRGIRNPVSLQITGEILNVFNMVNTVAYSWIPRSDGIWTRVPTRLTPRTINVRMGLRF; encoded by the coding sequence ATGCGCTTCGCCTTCCTATTTCTTACGGGTCTGTTTCTCGTTGGTCCTGTTCCCGCTGCATTCGCCCAGAACTGGGGCGAGGTGGAGGGTCGTGTGACCGAAGCGTCGTCGGGCCGGCCGATCCCTGGAGCTACGGTGCTGGTCGACGGCACCAACTACGGCACCGCCGCGGATGAAACCGGCTACTACCATTTTCGCGTCCCCGCCCGGCGTTACGCCCTGCGCTTCTCTTCCGTCGGCTTCATCTCCCGGGTGGATTCCGTGACGGTGGTTCGAGACCGCGTCGCCACGCTCGATGTATCCCTGCGCGATGAAACCCTCGAAATGGAAGGCATCACCGTGGAGGACGCGGCGGCGAATTACCAGGACGCCGGCGTCTACGAACTCGATCCGGCCGCCATCCAGAACATCCCCACCCCGCTGAAGGATGGATTCCGGGCGCTCAAGGTGGTCCCGGGCGTCGTCACCAACAACGAGCTGTCGAGCCAGTATTCGGTCCGTGGCGGCGGGTTCAACGAAAACCTCATTTTCCTCAACGGTTTCGAGGTCTACATGCCGTTTCGCCCGCGGCAGGGCGAGCAGGAGGGGCTGGGATTATTCAATGCCGACATGGCCGAGCGGGTGACGTTTTACACCGGCGGCTTTCCCGCCCGCTACGGCGGCAAGCTGTCGTCGGCGCTCGACGTGCAGTATCGCCGGCCGACGAGCGAGCCGTTCGCCGCCTCGGCCTCGCTCTCGCTGCTGGACGCGTCCGCCACCGCCTCGTCGTCGCTGCTGAACGGCCGCATGGGCTGGGTCGCCGGCTTCCGCAAGGCGCGCGCCCGCTACCTCTTCGGCACCCAGGAGCTGAAAGGCAACTACCAGCCGGATTATACCGACGTGCAGGCCTTCGTCACCTACCGCCTGACGCCCCGGCACGACATCGAGGCCATGGGCATCTGGGCGGATCACGTCTTCCGGCTCGATCCCAGCAACCGGCGCACGTTTTTCGGGACGGTAAGTCAGGATCCCCGCGTCCCCTCGAACCTGCAATCGCTCTGGCTGGATTTTAACGGCGAAGAAAAGGACGGCTATGCCACCCGTTTCGGGGGTGCGCGCATCAACAGCCAGATCGGCCGCCGGCTGCGGGCGATGCACGATGTCGCCTACTTCAAGACGATCGAGGAGGAGCGCTTCGACATCTCCGGGTCGGCGGTGCTTTATCTGGTCGACCCCGGCAGCGATCCGAACAACAACACCGAGTTTCTCGCGACCGGCATTTCGCGGACGGAGGACGAGGCCAACAACCGGATCGGCGTGGATACGTGGACCGCGCAGAGCCGCTGGATCCTCGGGCTGGATCGCCATGCCCTCGAGGCCGGCGGCATGGTGCGCAATCTCCGGTTCGACGATGAGCTGGTCGAGAAATCGGTCGTGATCGGGCGTTCGCAGGAGGGCGATGTCGTCCGCATCGTGGTCGACAGCCTCGACGGCGCCGCCGCGCTTGATGCCTGGCAGGGCGGCGTCTATGTCCAGGACGCTATCGACGTGCTGCCGGAGTCGGGCCGGCTCGTGCTCACGGGCGGGCTGCGGGCCGACTACTACGATTTTAACGGCGAGTGGACCGTCTCCCCCCGGCTGTCCGCCCGGTTTCTGGCCTCGGAGCAGACGACGCTCACCGCCTCGGCCGGCATCTATTATCAGGCGCCGACCTACCGCGAGCTGCGCGGCGAGCCGGATCCGGCGATCAATCTGCTGGACAACCTGAATCGGGACCTGCGGTCCCAGCGGTCGCTCCAGTTCGTGGCCGGCATCGAGCGGTTCCTGCCGCAGTCGCGCCTCTACCTCCGCGCCGAGGGGTATTACAAGGACCTCACGAACATCGTGTCGTACGACATCGAGAATGTGCGGGTCGTGTATTCCGGCGAAAACGATGCGGAAGGGGAGGCGTTCGGGCTCGACCTCCAGGTGCGCGGCGAGTTCGTGCCCGGGCTCGAGAGCTGGGCGAACTACAGCTTCTTGATGTCGCGCGAGCGGTTTCTGCCGGCGTATCGGGACGACTTCAAACAGGGCAGCAACCCGCGTCCGACGGATCAGCGGCACACGGTTTCGATCTACATCGCCGACTACATCCCCGGCGACGAGACCTGGAAGCTGCATCTGCGCACCCTTTTCGGCAGCGGTTTGCCGTATACGCCCCCCATCGAGGGCGAGCGGATCGGCAATATCGTGACGCAGGTGCCGGGCGACCGGTTTTCAGCCCGCTATCAGCGGTATTTTCGGTTCGACATGGGGATCTCGAAGGAGGTCGTGATTGCGGATCGGGGGATTCGCAACCCGGTGTCCCTCCAGATCACGGGAGAGATCCTGAACGTGTTCAACATGGTCAATACCGTGGCGTATTCGTGGATCCCGCGCAGCGACGGCATCTGGACCCGCGTCCCGACCCGCCTGACGCCGCGCACGATCAATGTCCGGATGGGGTTGCGGTTTTAG